A window from Pseudobacteroides sp. encodes these proteins:
- a CDS encoding GerW family sporulation protein, with protein MDINSSLTQNVDTLFSNLENFTQNEGLIGKPVSYGDKTFIPVISVTLGYGTGNTAGKNQANAANAQTGMASNMAGGALGLGARLSTDAVLLIDKDNVSVIPVNTATGGSQLMDKIPQILSGMNKQGQQGQQGQQGQQGQQGQQNQQQDQAQNQQQ; from the coding sequence ATGGATATCAATTCATCATTAACACAGAATGTAGATACGCTTTTCTCAAACTTGGAAAACTTTACTCAAAATGAAGGATTAATCGGTAAGCCTGTCAGCTATGGCGACAAAACATTTATACCTGTAATATCAGTAACTTTAGGGTACGGAACCGGTAATACGGCAGGAAAGAACCAGGCAAACGCTGCCAATGCCCAAACAGGCATGGCATCAAATATGGCAGGTGGTGCATTAGGTCTTGGAGCAAGGCTCAGTACAGATGCTGTTCTTCTTATAGATAAGGACAATGTTTCTGTTATACCTGTAAATACGGCTACCGGTGGCAGCCAGCTTATGGACAAGATACCTCAGATATTGAGTGGAATGAACAAACAAGGCCAACAAGGACAGCAGGGGCAACAGGGACAGCAGGGGCAACAGGGACAGCAAAACCAGCAGCAAGATCAAGCCCAGAACCAGCAGCAGTAA
- a CDS encoding metal-sensitive transcriptional regulator gives MSDNNKCYGFKEDVRKRLNRIEGQVKGIQRMIDEEKNCVDILTQVAAVRSAINKVGGMVLEMYSSECMENAVNSDDKEKVLNELMNAVQKFLKFVD, from the coding sequence ATGAGTGATAACAACAAGTGCTATGGCTTTAAAGAAGATGTTAGAAAACGCCTAAATAGAATTGAAGGCCAGGTTAAGGGTATTCAGCGAATGATAGATGAGGAAAAAAATTGTGTTGATATATTGACTCAAGTAGCTGCCGTAAGATCTGCAATAAACAAGGTTGGTGGTATGGTTCTTGAGATGTATTCCAGTGAATGCATGGAAAATGCAGTAAACTCCGATGATAAGGAAAAAGTACTTAACGAACTTATGAATGCTGTTCAAAAATTTTTAAAATTTGTTGACTAA
- the bcp gene encoding thioredoxin-dependent thiol peroxidase yields MIEAGNKAPDFRLKDEDDNDVSLSDFKGKKVVLYFYPRDNTSGCTKQACSFRDVYDDILETGAVVIGISPDKPSSHKKFKEKLNLPFYLLCDEEHKVAQGFGAWGEKKMYGKTYMGIIRSTFIIDENMIVLKVYPKVIPVGHGDEILRALKDI; encoded by the coding sequence ATGATAGAAGCGGGAAATAAGGCACCGGATTTTAGGCTGAAGGATGAAGATGATAATGATGTAAGCTTATCGGATTTTAAAGGCAAAAAGGTAGTATTATATTTTTATCCCAGGGACAATACTTCGGGCTGTACAAAGCAGGCTTGTAGTTTCAGAGATGTTTATGACGATATTTTGGAAACGGGTGCAGTAGTCATTGGCATTAGCCCGGACAAGCCTTCGTCTCATAAGAAGTTCAAGGAAAAACTTAATCTGCCGTTTTATCTCTTATGCGATGAAGAACATAAGGTGGCCCAAGGCTTTGGAGCCTGGGGAGAAAAGAAGATGTACGGCAAGACATATATGGGAATAATAAGATCGACATTTATAATCGATGAAAACATGATTGTTTTAAAGGTTTATCCAAAGGTAATTCCTGTGGGACATGGAGATGAGATATTAAGGGCTTTAAAAGATATATGA